From a single Aestuariibius sp. HNIBRBA575 genomic region:
- a CDS encoding DUF262 domain-containing protein, with the protein MTSRTTFGKLIERHGRVEIPVIQRDYAQGRADQHIVRDDFLKSLHDALRLPKEDPTLPLDLDFVYGSIVNGSFQPLDGQQRLTTLFLLHWYLAWVDGCSEDLRTRIVTSGRSRFSYEVRPSSRDFINAFANYIPDISAGECEDIAGMITDQPWYFRSWRFDSTIRAAISMLDRMHEVFRKTSGLYARLIDETAPAITFQLLDLEQFDLSDDLYIKMNARGKPLTPFETFKARFERHLENQLKDAPPDLCNGTPLADFFSHRIDTRWSDFFWPFRDKKTATFDDAMMNLLRAVIMVTRDPEAAATSLDLADLRSMARASSYTWFHDRGWLDQKMVLALITLLELWSAGPETFCCYLPDTRHLDEQALFHDILTKPTTLTFQQLAQLAGYAQFLVHSPGEIDSNAFDAWMRVVSNLATNTDYNRPEDLRRSFAGLRDLTPWMNDILNHLASSDGDVRGFSREQVAEERIKAHLIGFGDGWPERLDRAERHTYFRGQIGFLLRCCGLKLDEVDAELERLDTATASELVEPFEHYLACASQMFGDLVKHPKGSGLLWERALLAVGDFLPNVGRNRSLLTTSYDEAWGWKRLLRNAAAGGRASQILKALWDQLEDPGSYAADLGGVIESASEIDPWREAILATPSVYDYGTYRMMRFSDDGGIYLLRKTQMNGRHAELFTYCLFETLASELKPYGFSVEYYEATSTDDEPGICFTRDLSGSEITFYLTLYEAPKKYQLYLEDINKADGSIRERLEELGFEEDEDGFLTKIGGINKLRAKVVGLAKSLNEGD; encoded by the coding sequence ATGACTTCGCGAACCACCTTCGGCAAGCTGATCGAACGTCACGGCCGTGTTGAGATCCCTGTTATCCAGCGAGACTATGCGCAAGGGCGGGCGGACCAGCACATCGTCCGAGACGACTTCCTCAAATCCCTTCACGACGCGCTGCGCCTGCCAAAAGAAGACCCAACACTGCCCCTCGATCTCGACTTCGTCTACGGGAGCATCGTAAACGGGTCCTTTCAGCCGCTCGATGGCCAACAGCGGCTCACCACGTTGTTTCTGCTGCACTGGTATCTCGCTTGGGTCGACGGCTGCAGCGAAGATCTCCGCACTCGGATCGTCACATCGGGACGGTCCCGCTTCAGCTACGAAGTGCGTCCCAGTAGTCGGGATTTCATCAACGCCTTTGCTAACTATATACCGGACATATCGGCCGGGGAATGCGAAGATATTGCAGGGATGATAACTGACCAGCCTTGGTATTTTCGCAGCTGGCGGTTCGATTCAACGATTCGTGCAGCGATATCAATGTTGGACAGGATGCACGAGGTCTTCCGGAAAACGTCAGGCCTTTATGCCCGGTTGATCGACGAAACGGCTCCCGCGATCACATTCCAACTTCTTGATCTTGAGCAGTTTGACCTTTCGGATGATTTGTACATCAAGATGAATGCGCGCGGGAAACCGCTAACTCCATTCGAGACATTCAAGGCACGTTTCGAGAGGCATCTGGAAAACCAGCTCAAGGACGCTCCGCCGGATCTCTGCAATGGGACGCCACTTGCAGACTTCTTCTCTCATCGGATTGATACGCGCTGGTCCGATTTTTTCTGGCCGTTCCGTGATAAGAAAACTGCCACCTTCGACGACGCAATGATGAACCTGCTGCGGGCAGTGATCATGGTGACAAGGGATCCCGAAGCTGCTGCAACCTCGCTTGATCTGGCCGACCTTCGCTCCATGGCGCGAGCTAGCAGCTATACGTGGTTTCACGACAGGGGTTGGCTGGATCAGAAAATGGTCCTGGCGCTGATCACGCTCCTGGAGCTGTGGAGCGCGGGGCCCGAAACGTTCTGCTGCTATCTTCCCGACACGCGGCATCTCGATGAACAGGCTCTTTTTCACGACATACTCACCAAACCGACCACCCTTACCTTCCAACAGCTTGCTCAGCTTGCCGGTTATGCCCAGTTCCTCGTCCATTCGCCCGGAGAGATTGATTCCAATGCTTTCGATGCATGGATGCGGGTCGTCTCCAACCTCGCAACCAACACCGATTACAATCGCCCCGAAGACCTGCGTCGGAGCTTTGCTGGTCTCCGGGACCTCACGCCGTGGATGAACGATATCCTCAACCACCTCGCGAGTTCGGACGGCGACGTGAGAGGTTTCTCCCGCGAGCAGGTCGCAGAGGAGCGGATCAAAGCTCATCTCATCGGTTTCGGCGACGGCTGGCCGGAACGGCTCGACCGGGCAGAGCGGCATACCTATTTTCGAGGGCAGATTGGGTTCTTGCTACGCTGCTGCGGCTTGAAGCTTGATGAGGTAGATGCCGAACTTGAGCGTCTCGACACAGCTACCGCAAGCGAACTAGTGGAACCGTTCGAACATTATCTCGCATGCGCCTCACAGATGTTCGGCGACCTTGTGAAACACCCGAAGGGTTCTGGCCTGCTCTGGGAGCGCGCACTTCTCGCGGTCGGAGATTTCTTGCCAAATGTCGGCAGAAATCGATCGTTGCTGACCACGTCATACGACGAGGCCTGGGGTTGGAAGAGACTTCTTCGCAATGCAGCTGCGGGTGGTCGGGCAAGCCAGATTCTAAAGGCTCTCTGGGACCAACTTGAAGACCCGGGCTCATATGCTGCTGATCTTGGCGGCGTCATCGAGTCTGCATCGGAAATCGATCCGTGGCGTGAGGCAATCCTCGCAACGCCGTCGGTCTACGACTACGGCACTTACAGAATGATGCGCTTCTCAGACGATGGAGGTATCTACCTTCTCAGAAAGACGCAGATGAACGGACGACATGCTGAACTGTTTACCTACTGCCTATTCGAAACCCTGGCGTCCGAATTGAAGCCGTACGGCTTTTCGGTAGAATATTATGAGGCAACATCGACCGATGATGAGCCTGGTATTTGTTTCACCAGAGACCTTAGCGGCTCCGAAATCACATTCTACCTGACTTTGTATGAGGCACCCAAAAAGTACCAGCTTTACTTAGAAGATATTAATAAGGCGGACGGTAGTATTAGGGAACGTCTCGAAGAATTAGGTTTTGAGGAAGACGAGGATGGTTTTTTGACAAAGATTGGCGGAATAAAC
- a CDS encoding DUF262 domain-containing protein — translation MQSESAAIELRSINRLIVDDDGAPARYWIPAYQRGYRWDRLQVTQLLDDIWDFIQASEENRRTSFYCLQPLVVRKLEDGRYEVVDGQQRLTTIFILLSHRKEILTLLGKQRFSIDYETRDCTFLDEIDLDRSNENVDFHHICQAWRAVEEWLAGRDRMHALKLLQHLLNDDEAGRNVKVIWYELAPNDDPVAAFTRLNIGKIPLTEAELVRALFLRRAAQDDATGNLSLRIAYEWDQIEKRLQDNSVWYFLQNTDLDDANRIGLVFRLAARMEGHALNGEDYAVFSHFSDLLSAELSAEIEWRKVKDIFMALEEWYEDRYLFHVLGFVLNQTDGGLSTITELLADSQAFSKHDFSQGLRDRVYRMLLGSDLSAASADELEEEITNLCRTVDYTNAPKVRSLLLLFNLATLLEDPRSNIRFQFDSFKRESWDIEHIRSVSDERPSRPREQDEWLRHCLMFLRTAKEEDEQVLAESIEAYLDPDSEPGSRASFEEIDGKILSFFNEAMDGPDHDLANLTLLDSRTNRGYRNAVFAVKRSVLLENDRSGIFVPLCTRNVFLKCYSRTVGNVMFWTDQDGQDYLDAISRTLTRFFLGQAGASR, via the coding sequence ATGCAGTCTGAGAGTGCGGCGATCGAGCTGAGATCAATAAATAGGCTGATCGTTGATGACGACGGCGCGCCTGCTCGGTACTGGATTCCCGCGTACCAGCGCGGATATCGTTGGGACCGGCTACAGGTTACCCAACTTCTTGACGACATTTGGGACTTTATCCAAGCCAGCGAGGAAAACCGCCGAACCTCCTTTTACTGCCTGCAGCCATTAGTTGTTCGGAAGCTGGAAGACGGGCGGTACGAGGTCGTGGATGGGCAGCAGCGGTTGACAACCATCTTTATCCTTCTGTCTCACCGCAAGGAAATCCTCACTCTGCTCGGTAAACAACGCTTTTCCATCGACTACGAGACCCGCGACTGTACATTTCTTGATGAGATTGATCTCGACCGATCCAACGAGAACGTAGATTTCCACCACATCTGTCAGGCTTGGCGAGCGGTCGAGGAATGGCTTGCCGGCCGAGACCGAATGCATGCGCTAAAGCTGCTGCAACATCTGCTCAACGATGATGAGGCCGGTCGGAACGTGAAGGTCATCTGGTACGAGCTGGCGCCAAATGACGACCCGGTCGCAGCTTTCACCAGACTGAACATAGGCAAGATACCACTCACAGAGGCCGAACTGGTACGTGCCTTGTTCCTGCGCCGTGCGGCCCAGGACGATGCCACCGGCAATCTTTCGTTACGAATTGCTTACGAATGGGACCAGATCGAAAAACGGCTGCAGGATAACTCAGTCTGGTACTTCCTGCAGAACACCGACCTCGATGACGCAAACCGGATCGGCCTTGTCTTTCGGCTCGCTGCAAGGATGGAAGGCCATGCGTTGAACGGGGAAGACTACGCGGTATTTTCCCATTTTTCTGACTTGTTGAGCGCAGAACTAAGTGCCGAGATCGAATGGCGCAAGGTTAAGGATATCTTCATGGCGCTGGAGGAATGGTACGAAGACCGATACCTCTTCCACGTCCTTGGGTTTGTTCTCAATCAGACCGATGGTGGGCTTTCCACGATTACCGAACTGCTTGCTGACAGCCAAGCATTTAGCAAACACGACTTTTCGCAAGGTCTTCGCGATCGGGTCTATCGGATGTTGCTCGGAAGTGATCTATCGGCTGCTTCTGCAGATGAACTTGAGGAAGAGATCACCAATCTCTGCCGTACAGTCGACTACACAAATGCACCCAAGGTGCGGAGCCTGCTCCTTTTGTTCAATCTGGCAACGCTGCTTGAGGATCCGCGATCAAACATCCGGTTCCAATTCGATAGTTTCAAGCGAGAGTCTTGGGATATCGAGCACATCCGCTCAGTGAGCGACGAACGACCTTCACGCCCCCGAGAGCAGGACGAATGGCTGCGCCATTGCTTGATGTTCCTGCGCACTGCCAAGGAAGAAGACGAGCAAGTGCTTGCTGAAAGCATTGAAGCCTACCTCGACCCAGATTCTGAGCCAGGCAGCCGGGCGAGCTTCGAGGAAATCGACGGCAAGATTCTGTCATTCTTCAACGAGGCGATGGACGGCCCTGACCACGACCTCGCAAACCTGACACTGTTGGATTCGCGGACCAACCGCGGCTATCGAAATGCGGTCTTTGCGGTAAAGCGCAGCGTTTTGTTGGAAAACGACAGGTCCGGGATTTTTGTCCCTCTCTGCACTCGTAACGTCTTCCTAAAATGCTACAGTCGCACGGTTGGCAACGTCATGTTTTGGACCGATCAGGACGGACAAGACTACCTAGATGCGATCAGTCGAACGCTGACGCGATTCTTCCTGGGGCAAGCAGGGGCAAGCCGATGA
- a CDS encoding helix-turn-helix domain-containing protein → MSQEQLALAADVDRSYISEIELAKNSVSIDILEQIALALDVAPKELLNERG, encoded by the coding sequence ATGAGCCAGGAACAACTAGCTTTGGCTGCGGACGTGGACCGCAGCTATATCAGTGAGATCGAACTCGCCAAGAATTCAGTATCAATCGATATTCTGGAGCAGATTGCGCTTGCCCTTGATGTTGCCCCCAAGGAATTGCTTAACGAGAGGGGCTAG
- a CDS encoding Arc family DNA-binding protein, whose protein sequence is MPEQSSQNQDKFIVRLPDGLRDRIRLAAEANHRSMNAEVVALLEENYPAPVPEKLDDPAARLLFWLAKRIRRRNPKPGTPRDKQAALYERIAGDIAERMKGIGE, encoded by the coding sequence ATGCCAGAACAAAGCTCTCAAAATCAGGATAAGTTCATCGTGCGGCTGCCAGATGGCCTGCGCGATCGAATACGCCTCGCAGCTGAGGCCAACCATCGCAGCATGAATGCTGAAGTCGTTGCCCTCCTCGAAGAAAACTATCCAGCTCCTGTGCCGGAAAAACTGGATGACCCCGCCGCGAGGCTGCTCTTCTGGCTTGCCAAACGCATCCGCCGAAGGAACCCGAAACCTGGAACACCAAGGGACAAACAAGCCGCCCTGTATGAGCGCATTGCGGGCGATATTGCGGAACGTATGAAGGGCATCGGCGAATAG
- a CDS encoding Arc family DNA-binding protein translates to MKSRKPMQLRLPQELKEWIKAESDRNGNSQNSEVIRAIRAAKDRRSTRGAIGNINMDQGDNARC, encoded by the coding sequence ATGAAAAGTCGTAAACCAATGCAGCTTCGGCTTCCGCAAGAGCTCAAAGAGTGGATCAAGGCGGAGTCAGATCGCAATGGAAACTCCCAAAATTCAGAAGTGATCCGCGCCATTCGCGCGGCGAAAGACAGACGTTCTACGCGCGGAGCAATTGGAAATATCAATATGGATCAAGGTGATAATGCGCGTTGTTAA
- the xerC gene encoding tyrosine recombinase XerC — protein sequence MTRKSLPKYVYNDRGYLRFIRRPRGISVMMHEEAGTPEFWDHYNRLLKGKPAPAPVKRNFEALILSYYESDAYKKLKPRTRSDYRRYISHIREIWADKDPARIETHHIYELHRANADHWRQANYLVQVMVVLMNHARLIGFIKKEHGNPAKGIPLFKQQSDGWEPWPDDVRAEFEALASKRARLVYELCVGTGQRIGDVVKMKWAHFSDEGFDFTQGKTDKPLWIPLTDRLKAHLDGLARTDGTVVTDPKGRPVSYRIVAEEMRTIKKKMKHEKASYYKTHGLRKNATIELYLAGCDDEMVKAVTGHSGVEMLKKYGGPIRQRELAKRAQEARNQMERSKSET from the coding sequence ATGACCCGCAAGAGCCTGCCAAAATACGTCTATAATGACAGGGGTTACCTACGGTTCATCCGGCGTCCACGCGGTATCTCGGTCATGATGCACGAGGAAGCGGGCACGCCGGAATTTTGGGATCATTACAATCGCCTGCTGAAGGGAAAACCAGCGCCAGCGCCGGTGAAACGCAATTTTGAGGCGTTGATTCTTAGCTACTACGAGAGCGACGCCTACAAGAAGCTGAAGCCCCGGACGAGATCCGACTATCGGCGGTACATCAGCCACATTCGTGAGATCTGGGCCGACAAAGACCCGGCCAGGATCGAAACCCACCACATTTATGAACTGCACCGGGCAAATGCGGATCACTGGCGGCAAGCCAACTATCTCGTCCAGGTCATGGTCGTCTTGATGAACCACGCCCGTCTGATTGGTTTTATCAAGAAAGAGCATGGCAATCCGGCGAAGGGCATTCCGCTCTTCAAGCAGCAAAGCGACGGGTGGGAGCCTTGGCCAGACGATGTTCGAGCAGAGTTTGAAGCCCTGGCTTCAAAACGCGCGCGGCTGGTCTACGAGCTTTGCGTTGGCACGGGCCAGCGCATTGGCGATGTCGTGAAGATGAAGTGGGCGCACTTTTCGGATGAGGGATTCGATTTCACTCAAGGCAAAACCGACAAGCCGCTGTGGATCCCGCTCACCGATCGCCTCAAGGCCCATCTCGACGGACTCGCGCGAACGGATGGTACTGTCGTGACCGACCCCAAAGGTCGACCGGTGAGCTACCGCATCGTTGCGGAGGAAATGCGCACCATCAAAAAGAAGATGAAGCATGAGAAGGCGAGCTACTACAAAACGCACGGACTCAGGAAAAACGCGACGATCGAGCTTTATTTGGCTGGATGTGATGACGAGATGGTCAAAGCCGTCACCGGTCACTCAGGCGTTGAGATGCTGAAAAAATACGGCGGGCCGATCCGGCAAAGGGAGCTCGCGAAGCGCGCTCAAGAGGCGAGAAATCAAATGGAACGAAGCAAGAGCGAAACGTGA
- a CDS encoding beta strand repeat-containing protein, which yields MATFDLSNADREVDFGQIVFNVFSTHAVENGGDFSFLNPTSVGSDDIEISGTGLSYVGGGAPYTGTINRIEIELDNVFNIDLPFPDVVITGLSVNANLLPGGINAAGNRAFYAAIAAGSDSFVLGNNNDVTSIFGDFVSVEIGTSVTTLADTFTGGGGAQQRVYGDAFQVLDNGTLTAGNDVFTGTFQSVFGDVGALRSGASLDGGDDVYTETQAHSGPTTGSFVGDVSSLSGSASSTGGADTFTGVVGSSRGYSIMGDVGTASSSTFVGGVDRITLTAGGSTTIFGDANNVQSGSVFSAAADIITLRGDSTASATIFGDISYLASSQVLSLGGDTISVAGSGGGSIFADIRNVNSAVGIVNAGDDVITIAAGTSTFWGIYADVSSSASSNIVGGDDVIRDLGSVSRVVVFGDANSVSGTSTLTGGDDLMTARSGATGASVYYGDASSIVGASNFYGGNDRIFGGRGDNNIVGDANSVDTTGATTMGADRLLGRGGNDIIVGDVSVARGTIVGGNDSLFGGAGGDTLNGDVNQILSGGTLTGGDDFLAGGGGNDTINGDAASSISGTLIGGDDTIHGGAGADLIYGDTGNVGIVTGGDDVLLGGAGNDRIYGDSVNETNVTGGNDYLGGGDGGDSLYGGGGNDTLYGQRGADLLSGGTGNDLLFGGGANDLVDGGTGNDTVFGGLGNDEVNGDAGADVLFGGRGLDELTGGVGNDTLTGGGATDTFVFENGHGVDRVMDWDQSQDLLDLSGLTGTNTFSDWTANTAQVGANVVLTNGADVVVFEGVTLADFDNSHMIF from the coding sequence ATGGCAACGTTTGATCTAAGTAATGCCGACCGAGAAGTTGATTTTGGACAAATTGTTTTTAATGTTTTTAGTACGCATGCCGTTGAAAATGGGGGGGATTTTTCGTTTCTCAACCCAACATCGGTCGGTAGCGACGACATCGAAATATCTGGAACCGGATTGTCCTATGTGGGGGGCGGCGCGCCTTATACCGGGACCATAAATCGTATCGAAATTGAGCTGGATAATGTTTTTAACATAGATCTGCCTTTTCCAGATGTGGTGATCACAGGCCTGTCGGTCAATGCCAATTTGCTGCCCGGGGGCATAAACGCCGCAGGGAACCGCGCGTTTTACGCAGCAATCGCGGCGGGGTCTGATTCATTTGTGCTTGGAAACAACAATGATGTGACGTCCATCTTTGGTGATTTTGTCAGTGTCGAAATTGGCACCAGCGTAACCACGCTTGCGGATACGTTTACCGGCGGCGGTGGGGCGCAACAGCGCGTTTATGGCGATGCCTTTCAGGTTCTCGACAATGGCACGTTGACCGCGGGAAATGATGTATTTACCGGCACCTTTCAGAGCGTGTTTGGTGATGTCGGGGCACTCCGCAGCGGGGCTTCTTTGGATGGGGGCGATGATGTTTACACCGAAACACAAGCCCATAGCGGACCGACGACCGGTTCCTTTGTTGGGGATGTGTCCAGCCTAAGTGGTTCCGCCAGTTCAACGGGTGGGGCCGATACATTTACCGGCGTTGTCGGGTCCAGTCGCGGATACTCCATTATGGGGGATGTCGGAACGGCGTCTTCTTCGACCTTTGTGGGTGGGGTTGATCGCATAACGCTAACAGCCGGAGGCAGCACCACTATTTTTGGGGACGCCAATAATGTTCAGTCCGGGTCGGTGTTTTCCGCAGCGGCCGACATTATTACCCTGCGCGGGGATTCCACCGCAAGCGCAACAATATTTGGTGATATCAGTTATTTAGCGAGTTCTCAGGTGTTGAGCCTGGGAGGGGATACCATATCGGTTGCCGGGTCCGGAGGCGGGTCGATCTTTGCCGATATTCGCAATGTGAACAGTGCCGTTGGAATTGTTAATGCCGGTGATGATGTCATTACGATCGCCGCGGGAACCAGCACGTTTTGGGGGATTTATGCTGACGTTAGTTCGAGCGCCAGTTCGAACATCGTGGGGGGGGATGATGTCATCCGCGATTTGGGAAGCGTGTCGCGCGTTGTCGTTTTTGGCGACGCTAATTCGGTGTCGGGTACCAGCACGCTGACAGGGGGCGACGATTTGATGACCGCCCGCAGTGGAGCCACCGGAGCAAGCGTTTATTATGGTGACGCCAGTTCCATTGTCGGCGCGTCTAACTTTTATGGTGGGAATGACCGAATTTTTGGTGGTCGCGGCGACAATAACATCGTTGGGGACGCAAATTCAGTTGATACAACCGGGGCCACGACCATGGGCGCTGACAGATTGTTGGGGCGCGGCGGCAATGACATCATTGTGGGGGATGTAAGCGTTGCCCGCGGAACGATTGTGGGCGGCAACGATAGTCTGTTTGGCGGGGCCGGTGGCGATACTCTGAATGGCGACGTGAACCAGATTCTGTCTGGTGGAACGCTAACCGGTGGCGATGATTTCTTAGCCGGAGGCGGCGGGAATGACACCATAAACGGGGATGCGGCATCGTCGATTTCGGGCACTCTGATTGGGGGCGATGATACCATTCATGGTGGCGCTGGCGCCGATCTGATCTATGGGGATACCGGCAATGTTGGCATTGTCACTGGCGGTGACGATGTGCTGCTCGGCGGGGCAGGGAATGACCGTATTTACGGGGATTCGGTGAACGAAACCAACGTAACAGGTGGCAATGATTATCTGGGCGGTGGCGATGGTGGGGATTCGCTTTATGGCGGAGGCGGCAACGATACGCTTTATGGACAGCGCGGGGCTGATCTGTTGTCAGGTGGTACCGGCAACGATCTGTTATTCGGCGGCGGCGCCAATGATCTGGTGGATGGCGGTACAGGGAATGACACTGTATTTGGCGGCCTTGGCAATGACGAGGTAAATGGCGACGCAGGTGCGGATGTGTTGTTTGGTGGACGCGGGCTTGATGAATTGACGGGGGGCGTGGGTAACGACACGCTAACCGGGGGCGGGGCGACGGATACCTTTGTCTTTGAGAATGGGCATGGCGTTGATCGCGTGATGGACTGGGATCAGTCGCAGGATCTGTTGGATCTGAGCGGGCTGACCGGCACCAACACGTTTTCGGATTGGACAGCAAACACCGCACAGGTTGGCGCAAATGTGGTCCTGACCAACGGGGCTGATGTGGTGGTGTTTGAGGGGGTGACCCTCGCGGACTTTGACAATAGTCACATGATTTTTTGA
- a CDS encoding protein-L-isoaspartate O-methyltransferase, with protein sequence MADYQTRRTMMVDTQVRPSDVTKFPIIDAMLSVPRELYVPSDKREAAYIGENVDLGDGRVVLEPRTLAKMLDGLDVQPDEVVLDLGCGLGYSTALLASLSEFVVGVESDSERAEEGQQILSEQGVDNAAIVEGVLAEGAAKSGPYDVIVLQGAVEHLPDAILEQLKDGGRIACLFAEGALGVVRIGYKLDGAVTWRYSFNAGAPVLPGFEKHSAFIL encoded by the coding sequence GTGGCTGATTACCAAACCCGTCGCACAATGATGGTCGACACGCAGGTGCGTCCATCCGACGTCACCAAATTCCCGATCATTGACGCGATGCTGTCCGTTCCACGCGAATTATACGTGCCGTCCGACAAACGCGAAGCCGCGTATATCGGTGAAAACGTTGATCTGGGTGATGGGCGCGTCGTGCTGGAACCCCGGACATTGGCAAAAATGTTGGACGGGTTGGATGTGCAACCGGATGAGGTGGTTTTGGATCTGGGCTGTGGTCTGGGTTATTCGACCGCTCTGTTGGCCAGCCTTTCTGAATTTGTTGTTGGCGTCGAAAGCGATTCTGAACGCGCCGAAGAAGGTCAGCAAATCCTGTCTGAACAGGGCGTGGATAATGCAGCTATCGTCGAAGGCGTGTTGGCCGAAGGCGCCGCCAAAAGTGGCCCCTATGATGTGATCGTGCTGCAGGGCGCCGTCGAACATCTGCCGGATGCGATCCTGGAACAGCTCAAAGATGGCGGGCGGATTGCCTGTCTGTTTGCAGAGGGCGCGCTGGGCGTTGTGCGGATCGGCTATAAGCTGGATGGCGCGGTCACGTGGCGATATTCATTTAATGCGGGTGCGCCAGTGCTGCCCGGATTTGAAAAACATAGTGCATTTATTCTCTGA
- a CDS encoding TolC family outer membrane protein — protein MGIRSLCAVAAMTIAMGATGSARAETLADALAYTYEHSGLIEQNRALLRAADEDVAQAVADLLPVVNWTASAGYATNVTGRSNDAYDYAASLSIVGQLLLYDGGVSQASIDAQKETVLATRQQLIGVEQQALFRTVAAYMEVRRQIAFVDLRQNNVRVITQEVRAARDRFDVGEVTRTDVALAEARLAAARSAEAGAQGALTRAKEEFRAAVGRAPGQLQPASGATISRSLEDAQTFALRSHPSLRAAQHSVTATELAIRAAEASTNATVNLDGRLSVDESFNEALSVGISAGGPIYAGGAIASAVRQAYARRDSARAGLHIAQHDIRQNVANAYAILGVSRASREAFDRQVRAAQTAFRGVREEATLGSRTTLDVLNAEQELLDARANLISAQVDEIIASYTVLSTMGLLTADHLNLNVELYDPTAYYNLVKDSPAALSDQGRALDRVLQAIGD, from the coding sequence ATGGGAATTCGTAGCTTGTGTGCCGTGGCGGCCATGACAATTGCAATGGGTGCCACCGGTTCGGCGCGGGCAGAAACGCTCGCGGATGCGTTGGCCTATACCTATGAACATTCCGGCCTGATCGAACAGAACAGGGCCCTGTTACGCGCCGCAGACGAAGACGTGGCACAGGCCGTGGCGGATTTGTTGCCGGTTGTGAACTGGACCGCCAGCGCAGGTTACGCAACCAACGTGACCGGGCGCAGCAATGACGCCTATGATTATGCGGCCTCTTTGTCGATCGTGGGGCAGTTGCTGCTTTATGATGGTGGCGTTTCTCAGGCCAGCATCGATGCCCAAAAAGAAACCGTTCTGGCCACGCGTCAGCAATTGATTGGCGTTGAACAGCAGGCGCTGTTCCGCACAGTTGCCGCTTATATGGAAGTGCGCCGCCAAATCGCCTTTGTGGATTTGCGTCAAAACAACGTGCGCGTCATCACCCAAGAAGTGCGCGCCGCGAGGGATCGGTTTGACGTCGGCGAAGTGACCCGAACAGATGTCGCCCTGGCCGAAGCACGCCTGGCAGCCGCCCGTTCCGCAGAGGCCGGCGCACAGGGTGCATTGACCCGCGCCAAAGAAGAATTCCGCGCCGCTGTTGGCCGCGCTCCGGGGCAATTGCAGCCCGCATCCGGCGCGACGATTTCACGATCCTTAGAGGATGCGCAAACCTTTGCGTTGCGGTCCCACCCCTCTTTGCGGGCCGCGCAGCACAGCGTCACCGCGACGGAATTGGCCATTCGCGCCGCAGAGGCATCGACCAATGCCACCGTTAACCTCGATGGTCGGCTGAGCGTTGATGAAAGTTTCAACGAAGCCCTGAGCGTCGGGATCAGCGCCGGTGGCCCGATCTATGCCGGTGGTGCCATCGCCAGCGCTGTGCGTCAGGCCTATGCACGCCGGGATTCGGCCCGCGCTGGTTTGCACATCGCCCAGCATGATATTCGCCAGAATGTCGCCAACGCCTATGCGATCCTTGGCGTATCCCGCGCCAGCCGCGAAGCCTTTGATCGCCAGGTCCGCGCCGCGCAAACCGCGTTTCGCGGTGTTCGCGAAGAGGCAACATTGGGATCACGCACCACATTGGATGTGCTTAACGCCGAACAGGAATTACTGGATGCGCGGGCCAATCTGATTTCCGCACAAGTGGATGAAATCATTGCCAGCTACACGGTTTTGTCGACTATGGGGCTTTTGACGGCGGATCATTTGAACCTGAATGTCGAATTGTATGACCCAACGGCCTATTACAATCTGGTCAAAGACAGCCCCGCCGCATTGTCCGATCAGGGGCGTGCGCTGGACCGGGTACTGCAAGCGATTGGCGATTAA